Proteins encoded by one window of Verrucomicrobiota bacterium:
- a CDS encoding site-specific DNA-methyltransferase, giving the protein MRKLDSVSGKIHQTDARSFMRELPDASVDLIVCDGPYAVTTHDWDNVADIQHFNLELLKSFSRLLKPGGAAYLCGKPDCIDFIDYRSFLTLQSKIVWYQPSRLAQGRISYTNNYDVICYFTKGKAKTFNLDDIRVPQLVELEHRLRCERVPSVRNGKYGKTVFHPDGKNPGDVWGDIKQLTYKSKELVSREMLNTIQKPEKLMERIIKASSNPADLVFDPFCGSGTVPVVCQRLGRKFVACEINADYCRLAEVRMTKTANGVESSENLFEFSTVGRNGHAVTSQACLV; this is encoded by the coding sequence ATGCGCAAGCTTGATTCAGTCTCCGGCAAAATTCACCAAACCGATGCGCGTTCGTTCATGCGCGAGTTGCCCGATGCGTCGGTTGACCTCATCGTTTGCGACGGGCCTTACGCGGTCACGACGCACGATTGGGACAACGTGGCGGACATCCAGCATTTCAATCTCGAACTGCTGAAATCTTTTTCCCGGCTGCTCAAGCCCGGCGGCGCGGCTTATCTGTGCGGCAAGCCGGACTGCATTGATTTCATTGATTACCGGTCGTTTCTCACATTGCAGTCAAAAATTGTTTGGTATCAGCCAAGCCGGCTCGCGCAGGGCCGCATTTCCTACACGAACAATTACGACGTGATCTGCTACTTCACCAAGGGCAAAGCCAAGACATTCAATCTTGACGACATTCGCGTGCCGCAATTGGTGGAGTTGGAGCATCGGCTGCGCTGTGAACGCGTGCCGTCGGTGCGCAATGGCAAATATGGCAAGACGGTGTTCCATCCCGACGGCAAGAATCCCGGCGACGTGTGGGGCGACATCAAGCAACTCACCTACAAGTCGAAGGAACTGGTCAGCCGGGAAATGCTGAACACGATTCAGAAACCGGAAAAGCTGATGGAGCGAATCATCAAGGCCAGTTCAAATCCGGCTGACTTGGTGTTCGATCCGTTCTGCGGTTCGGGAACTGTGCCCGTAGTTTGCCAGCGGCTTGGCCGCAAATTTGTTGCCTGTGAAATCAATGCAGACTACTGCCGACTTGCCGAAGTGCGAATGACTAAGACAGCAAACGGCGTCGAATCGTCGGAAAATCTGTTTGAGTTTTCCACTGTGGGCCGGAACGGACACGCCGTTACTTCTCAAGCCTGCTTGGTGTAA
- a CDS encoding c-type cytochrome, with the protein MKLRLYFSLTLCAALATQAAQFKFPTQTFTVPDGFEVELAGGTNLAPRPVSASFDDHGRLYVTDSSGSNAKPVEQLKDPTARVLCLEDTDCDGKFDKATVFADKVMFPQGCLWHDGWVYVAAPPSIWRFKDTNGDGLADVREEWFKGGTLTGCANDIHGPYLGPDGYIYWTKGAFAEQTHKLGNGRTLKDKAAHIYRARPDGSDLDVIMTGGMDNPVEVAFTPEGETIFTSTFIDFSQPGFRDGIGHAVYGAVFGKIHDVIEDGRVKRASPEVMHPFYQAGPAAECALCRYESDVFGVGFRDNFFATTFNLRRVTRHILKPNGATYASTDSDFLVSDGVDFHPTDVLPDADGSLLVVDTGGWYKLCCPSSQLAKPDVLGAIYRVRKSGAPRLTGKGRAAAYAKLVRPPTLDLKNPSAVLQKAVLTAPQKNRSKFVSVLSRYRSEPDEQNAHALRAAAEGLGRMGDKKSVPLMLDVIAVSGKDRVLEQALIRALIDIDAAEPTRAGLKSDQPNVRRAALIALDQMDGSDLKPTEVVPFLTAADERMSGTANWILGRHSDWGGELAGWFRERLTAPGIADAERKALNSQLRIVTRAEAGQQLLADSVTQSGFRDDTRVAALDAISNAGLKQPPESWKAAVQSVLSGNDSASKPSAVRAARTLNSDTNIVAALRAIGHETKQAGQLRLDALVALPAGASLDTIEFDFLRASLAADNAPTTRSAAAGVLGHSRIEAEQLAALTDNLKSAGPLELNKLCEAFDGGGDDALGTKFVASLRESKSAKGLIPSQLRPHFAKFPEATQKDAEEYFATLDVDATKQAAHLEELLNELKTLNGDIRRGQLVFNSTKTACLTCHEIGYVGGHVGPSLGNIGKIRTERDLLEAVIYPSASFVRSFEPVVVVNKAGDSFSGVLRKDGADEVVLATGPDTEARIARADIADIRPGTISVMPQGLDAQLSKQEVADLITFLKSMK; encoded by the coding sequence ATGAAATTGCGACTTTATTTCAGCCTGACGCTGTGCGCTGCACTCGCCACCCAAGCTGCTCAATTCAAGTTTCCCACGCAAACCTTCACCGTGCCCGACGGGTTCGAGGTCGAACTGGCTGGGGGCACCAACCTGGCCCCGCGTCCGGTCAGCGCCAGTTTCGATGACCACGGCCGGCTTTACGTGACCGACTCGTCCGGCTCTAACGCAAAGCCGGTTGAACAACTCAAGGACCCGACGGCCCGCGTGCTGTGCCTCGAAGACACGGACTGCGACGGCAAATTCGACAAGGCCACCGTGTTTGCTGACAAAGTGATGTTCCCGCAAGGTTGTCTGTGGCATGACGGCTGGGTTTATGTGGCCGCGCCGCCAAGCATCTGGCGCTTCAAGGACACGAACGGCGACGGCCTCGCCGACGTGCGCGAGGAGTGGTTCAAGGGCGGCACACTCACCGGTTGCGCCAACGACATTCACGGGCCTTACCTTGGCCCGGACGGTTACATCTATTGGACAAAGGGCGCGTTCGCCGAGCAGACCCACAAGCTCGGCAACGGTCGCACATTGAAAGACAAGGCGGCGCACATCTATCGTGCGCGGCCCGATGGCTCAGACCTCGACGTCATCATGACTGGCGGCATGGACAACCCGGTCGAGGTCGCCTTCACACCTGAAGGCGAGACAATCTTCACGAGCACGTTCATTGATTTCAGCCAGCCCGGTTTTCGCGACGGCATTGGTCACGCGGTCTATGGCGCGGTGTTCGGCAAGATTCACGACGTGATCGAAGATGGCCGCGTGAAACGGGCCAGCCCCGAGGTCATGCATCCGTTTTACCAGGCCGGCCCCGCTGCCGAATGTGCGCTCTGCCGTTACGAAAGCGATGTCTTTGGCGTTGGATTTCGCGACAACTTTTTCGCCACGACTTTCAACCTGCGCAGGGTGACGCGACACATCCTCAAGCCGAATGGCGCGACTTACGCGAGCACCGACAGCGATTTCCTCGTGTCCGATGGCGTGGATTTCCATCCGACGGATGTCTTGCCGGACGCCGACGGCAGCCTGCTCGTGGTGGACACCGGCGGCTGGTACAAACTTTGTTGCCCCAGTTCGCAACTCGCGAAGCCGGATGTGTTGGGCGCGATTTACCGGGTGCGAAAATCGGGAGCGCCAAGGTTGACTGGCAAGGGTCGCGCTGCGGCGTATGCAAAGCTGGTCAGGCCACCAACTCTCGACCTGAAAAATCCGTCGGCCGTATTGCAAAAAGCTGTTCTGACTGCACCGCAAAAAAATCGTTCCAAGTTTGTCAGCGTGCTTTCCCGTTACCGCTCAGAGCCGGATGAGCAAAACGCTCATGCGCTACGAGCCGCCGCCGAGGGTTTAGGCCGGATGGGCGACAAGAAATCCGTTCCTTTGATGCTGGATGTGATCGCCGTTTCGGGCAAAGATCGCGTACTCGAACAAGCGTTGATTCGCGCCTTGATTGACATCGACGCCGCCGAACCAACCCGCGCCGGACTGAAATCCGACCAACCGAACGTCCGCCGTGCCGCTCTCATCGCCCTTGATCAGATGGACGGCAGCGACCTGAAACCGACCGAGGTCGTGCCGTTCCTGACCGCGGCCGACGAGCGCATGAGCGGCACAGCGAATTGGATTCTCGGTCGCCACTCCGATTGGGGCGGCGAACTCGCCGGCTGGTTTCGTGAACGTCTCACTGCGCCCGGAATTGCCGATGCCGAACGCAAGGCTTTGAACAGCCAACTCCGCATCGTCACGCGCGCCGAGGCCGGTCAACAGTTGCTTGCCGATTCAGTCACGCAGTCCGGATTCCGTGACGACACGCGCGTCGCAGCTTTGGATGCCATATCCAACGCTGGTTTGAAGCAACCACCGGAGAGCTGGAAGGCGGCGGTGCAGTCGGTTCTTTCGGGAAACGACTCCGCCTCGAAACCGTCCGCCGTTCGCGCCGCCCGCACCTTGAACAGCGACACAAACATCGTCGCGGCGCTGAGGGCGATTGGTCACGAAACCAAACAAGCCGGTCAACTTCGACTGGACGCGCTCGTGGCATTGCCGGCCGGCGCTTCGCTCGACACCATTGAATTTGATTTCCTGCGCGCCAGCCTTGCCGCCGACAACGCGCCGACCACTCGCAGCGCTGCGGCGGGCGTGCTCGGGCATTCGAGGATCGAGGCGGAACAGCTTGCGGCGCTCACCGACAACTTGAAGTCCGCCGGGCCGCTGGAATTGAACAAACTGTGCGAGGCCTTCGACGGCGGTGGTGATGACGCGCTGGGAACAAAGTTCGTCGCCTCGTTGCGCGAATCGAAGAGTGCGAAGGGACTGATCCCCAGCCAGCTCAGACCACACTTCGCGAAATTCCCCGAAGCCACGCAAAAGGACGCCGAGGAGTATTTCGCGACGCTCGACGTGGATGCCACGAAGCAGGCCGCCCACCTCGAAGAATTGCTCAACGAGTTGAAGACGCTTAACGGCGACATCCGGCGCGGACAGTTGGTGTTCAACAGCACCAAGACCGCCTGCCTCACCTGCCATGAGATCGGTTATGTCGGCGGCCACGTGGGCCCGAGTCTCGGCAACATTGGCAAGATCCGCACCGAACGAGATTTGCTCGAAGCCGTGATCTATCCAAGCGCCAGTTTCGTGCGCAGCTTCGAACCGGTGGTCGTCGTCAATAAAGCGGGGGATAGCTTCAGCGGCGTGCTGCGCAAAGACGGGGCTGACGAAGTCGTGCTCGCGACCGGGCCGGACACCGAGGCGCGCATCGCTCGGGCCGACATCGCCGACATCCGACCGGGGACGATCTCGGTGATGCCGCAGGGTCTCGACGCGCAACTGAGCAAGCAGGAAGTTGCCGACCTGATCACGTTCTTGAAGTCGATGAAGTGA
- a CDS encoding sulfotransferase translates to MFRTLATSNSSLARWLRRRASRHVSTQSPIIIGGSQRSGTTLLRVILDSHPHIACGPETSLLTGGFLPGKLSRRFDFPVEEIWQLHERATDHAHFVELFLTQYAANRGKTRWAEKTPQNVSYLPFIFRHFPSAKFIHLVRDGRDAVCSIRTHPKFRMMNGQQVVTNVRRPLRPCIESWLRDTEAGMCWRGHPQYLEIHYEKLVTDLEPTLRQLCEFINEPWHAAMLEYHSQDEPSRDPTRFIANAAATQPLTTQAVHRWRKELSADELRLFNQLAGKRMIELGYQLDSDDSTPALNYQRDTVANLKQGTP, encoded by the coding sequence ATGTTTAGAACGCTCGCAACCAGCAATTCGTCCCTCGCCCGTTGGCTTCGTCGCCGGGCGTCGCGCCACGTTTCCACCCAGTCCCCGATCATCATTGGCGGTTCGCAACGTAGCGGCACCACACTCCTGCGGGTTATTTTGGACTCCCATCCGCACATCGCTTGCGGGCCGGAAACCAGTCTGCTGACCGGCGGATTCCTGCCGGGAAAACTTTCTCGTCGATTCGATTTTCCGGTCGAAGAAATTTGGCAATTGCACGAGCGCGCGACAGATCACGCTCACTTTGTCGAGTTGTTCCTCACGCAATACGCCGCGAACCGCGGCAAAACCCGTTGGGCAGAAAAGACGCCGCAGAATGTTTCCTATCTGCCTTTCATCTTCCGCCATTTTCCTTCGGCGAAATTCATTCACCTCGTGCGCGACGGGCGGGATGCGGTTTGCTCCATTCGCACGCATCCAAAGTTTCGCATGATGAACGGCCAGCAGGTCGTGACCAACGTCCGCCGACCGCTTCGGCCTTGCATTGAAAGCTGGTTGCGCGACACCGAGGCCGGAATGTGCTGGCGCGGTCATCCGCAGTATCTGGAAATTCATTACGAGAAGCTGGTGACGGATTTGGAGCCGACGCTGCGCCAGCTTTGCGAATTCATCAACGAACCGTGGCATGCCGCCATGTTGGAATATCACTCCCAAGACGAGCCGTCCCGCGACCCGACGCGGTTCATTGCCAACGCCGCCGCCACCCAGCCGCTGACCACCCAGGCCGTGCATCGCTGGCGGAAGGAATTGAGCGCGGATGAATTGCGCTTGTTTAATCAGCTTGCCGGCAAACGGATGATCGAACTGGGCTACCAGTTGGACTCCGACGACAGTACGCCGGCGCTCAATTATCAACGCGACACGGTTGCCAATCTTAAGCAAGGAACACCATGA
- a CDS encoding class I SAM-dependent methyltransferase, giving the protein MNNTEFFEKAFRRSGPKIIAGFSRPVYHNLAGLLHGHRFNKAGYGGMIRHTEAGMLYQWAAALPANSVIVEIGCYGGLSTSYLATGCAGNGSKIYAIDPFASDLNLQAARTDHAVRLENKPSRDQVAQRLKQSGLAQHVELIEGYSQEVVKNWNRKIDFLWIDGNHDRAYEDYTDWAPFLKPRARVALHDAHPVFGLTQVAEAARKIFSTDEWVELEHVKSIITGVRKS; this is encoded by the coding sequence TTGAACAACACTGAATTTTTCGAAAAAGCTTTCCGGCGCTCTGGTCCAAAGATCATCGCCGGTTTTTCACGCCCGGTTTATCACAATCTGGCCGGCTTGCTCCACGGACACCGGTTCAACAAGGCCGGGTACGGCGGCATGATCCGGCACACTGAAGCCGGCATGCTTTATCAATGGGCGGCGGCGTTGCCGGCGAATTCAGTCATCGTGGAGATTGGTTGTTACGGTGGGTTGTCCACCAGCTACCTCGCCACTGGTTGCGCGGGGAATGGCTCCAAGATTTACGCCATCGATCCGTTTGCCTCTGACTTGAATTTGCAAGCGGCGCGCACCGATCACGCCGTGCGTCTGGAGAACAAACCCTCGCGCGACCAGGTTGCACAGCGTCTGAAGCAAAGCGGCCTGGCGCAGCATGTCGAGTTGATCGAAGGCTATTCCCAGGAAGTCGTCAAAAACTGGAATCGTAAGATTGATTTCCTCTGGATCGACGGCAATCACGATCGCGCCTACGAGGACTACACCGACTGGGCTCCATTTTTGAAGCCGCGCGCGCGCGTCGCGCTCCACGATGCGCATCCGGTTTTTGGACTGACTCAAGTTGCGGAAGCCGCGCGCAAGATTTTCAGCACTGACGAGTGGGTGGAGTTGGAACATGTCAAGAGCATCATCACCGGCGTGCGAAAAAGCTGA
- a CDS encoding ABC transporter ATP-binding protein produces the protein MNNLKHVLDFGWPYLRRYWRRLTIGILCGMVFGLANGSFIWAVRTLTDRLTPRVELTGQGNPVGGKVHKSKHVPSAFQEQLKQINAKVNAAIDPWLPLAGGTLGWQRVLGGLLFLPLLVSVRSIADYLSGYCMGWVSERVINDLRGDVLEKLSTLSLDYFNRSTTGDMLTRINVDTMNLHRALRVGCADLVKEPFSIVGVFTGMLFVDWKLTLLTLVFLPLCLFPLIVLGKKTRRASRLGRKANVSQNSMLVELLTGIRVIKAFSLEAEQLRRFREYSKQLIHHGMKSVQAKELVNPLIEVISMLGLGMLVVYVFWAARTVPDLVAFLTGLMMFFLPIKKLAGIHILFEQASAGVERLIEIRNEQPTVKEPVIAKPLSPFKSQITFENVSFSYRQEPVLRDIALAIPRGFRLGIAGESGSGKSTLTNLIFRFYDPTSGAVKIDGLNLREVSLLDLRRQMALVSQEIVLFNMTVAENIACGKPDATRAEIEAAARAAYAHDFIVEKEQGYDTPIGERGVELSAGQRQRIAIARAFVRNAPILVLDEATASLDSQSEAEVQAAIDRLAENRTVVCVAHRLSTLAAMDQIIVLSRGRIIEQGSFSELLKAGGEFAEMANRQGIFTQPAGQLEKKSGVN, from the coding sequence ATGAATAATCTCAAGCATGTCCTGGACTTTGGCTGGCCCTATCTCCGGCGCTACTGGCGCCGGCTCACGATCGGAATTCTGTGTGGCATGGTGTTCGGGCTTGCCAATGGCAGTTTCATCTGGGCAGTCCGCACGCTGACGGACCGTTTGACGCCCCGCGTGGAACTCACGGGGCAGGGTAATCCGGTCGGCGGCAAGGTCCACAAATCAAAGCACGTTCCGTCCGCCTTCCAGGAACAGTTGAAACAAATCAACGCCAAGGTCAACGCCGCGATTGATCCGTGGTTGCCGCTCGCCGGCGGCACCCTGGGTTGGCAACGCGTGCTGGGCGGCTTGTTGTTTCTGCCGCTGCTGGTCTCGGTTCGCAGCATCGCCGATTACTTGAGCGGCTATTGCATGGGTTGGGTCAGCGAACGGGTCATCAACGATTTGCGCGGCGACGTGCTGGAAAAACTCAGCACCCTTTCGCTCGATTACTTCAACCGTTCCACCACCGGCGACATGCTGACCCGGATCAACGTGGATACCATGAACCTGCACCGCGCGTTGCGGGTCGGCTGCGCGGACCTGGTCAAGGAGCCGTTCAGCATCGTGGGGGTTTTTACGGGCATGTTGTTCGTGGACTGGAAACTGACGTTGTTGACGCTCGTCTTTCTTCCGCTCTGTCTCTTCCCGCTGATCGTCCTCGGCAAAAAAACGCGCCGCGCCAGCCGCCTGGGCCGTAAAGCCAATGTTTCCCAGAACAGCATGTTGGTGGAATTGTTGACCGGCATCCGGGTCATCAAGGCGTTCAGTCTGGAAGCCGAGCAACTCCGCCGTTTCCGCGAGTATTCCAAACAACTCATCCACCACGGCATGAAAAGCGTGCAGGCCAAGGAACTGGTCAATCCCCTCATTGAAGTGATCTCCATGCTCGGCCTGGGCATGTTGGTGGTTTACGTCTTTTGGGCGGCGCGGACGGTGCCCGATCTCGTGGCCTTCCTCACCGGGCTGATGATGTTTTTCCTGCCGATAAAAAAACTGGCCGGCATTCACATTCTGTTCGAGCAAGCGTCGGCGGGTGTGGAACGGCTGATCGAAATCAGAAACGAACAGCCGACGGTCAAGGAACCTGTTATTGCGAAACCGCTGTCCCCTTTCAAATCGCAAATCACTTTCGAGAACGTCAGCTTTTCCTACCGACAGGAACCGGTTCTGCGCGACATCGCCCTTGCCATACCGCGCGGTTTCCGGCTCGGCATCGCTGGCGAAAGCGGTTCCGGCAAAAGCACCCTCACGAATCTCATCTTTCGGTTTTACGATCCCACGAGCGGCGCCGTCAAAATCGACGGCCTGAACTTGCGTGAAGTTTCCCTGCTCGATTTGCGCCGGCAGATGGCGCTGGTCAGTCAAGAAATCGTTCTCTTCAACATGACCGTGGCGGAGAATATCGCTTGCGGCAAACCGGATGCCACGCGGGCGGAGATCGAGGCCGCCGCCCGTGCCGCCTACGCGCACGATTTTATCGTGGAAAAGGAGCAGGGCTACGACACGCCCATTGGCGAACGCGGTGTTGAATTGTCGGCCGGCCAGCGACAGCGTATCGCCATCGCCCGGGCGTTCGTGCGCAACGCGCCCATCCTCGTCCTCGATGAAGCGACGGCGTCGCTGGATTCGCAGTCTGAAGCCGAGGTGCAGGCGGCCATTGATCGGCTGGCTGAAAACCGCACGGTGGTTTGTGTGGCTCATCGTCTTTCCACCCTGGCCGCGATGGATCAAATCATCGTCCTGTCGCGTGGTCGCATCATTGAGCAGGGCAGTTTTTCGGAACTCCTGAAGGCGGGCGGAGAATTTGCCGAAATGGCCAATCGACAGGGAATTTTCACACAACCCGCCGGGCAATTGGAGAAAAAGTCTGGCGTGAACTAA
- a CDS encoding class I SAM-dependent methyltransferase, whose protein sequence is MSGKEAAYAGRIKYSEERSRKYQQRKSGKHASEMRLLERAFALIPKTHRVLDAPCGGARVSIHLAGLGYQMSAADLSEAMVKIARENFTQNGLPGPVEQQDIEKLTYPDRHFDTIVSFRLFHHFPNGDIRRRVVNELCRVAGQNVVLSYFSPVSITSVRNKLAASIGGKKSKKYPTLLSEVESYFKANGFRLVKDFAQLPLVHTLHVAVFERAGRPSAG, encoded by the coding sequence ATGAGCGGAAAAGAGGCTGCCTACGCCGGCCGGATCAAATACAGCGAGGAGCGTTCGCGCAAATATCAACAGCGCAAATCCGGCAAACACGCGTCCGAGATGCGCCTCTTGGAACGCGCGTTCGCTCTGATTCCCAAAACGCACCGCGTGCTGGATGCGCCGTGCGGTGGTGCGCGGGTTTCGATTCACCTTGCCGGTCTGGGTTACCAGATGTCCGCGGCTGACTTGTCCGAAGCGATGGTCAAGATCGCCCGGGAAAATTTCACCCAGAACGGTTTGCCCGGCCCGGTGGAGCAACAGGACATCGAAAAGCTGACCTATCCCGACCGGCATTTCGACACGATTGTCAGCTTCCGGTTGTTTCACCATTTTCCGAACGGGGATATTCGACGCCGCGTGGTGAATGAGCTTTGTCGCGTGGCAGGGCAGAACGTCGTGCTTTCGTATTTCAGTCCGGTATCAATTACTTCGGTGCGCAATAAATTGGCGGCAAGCATCGGCGGCAAAAAGTCCAAAAAATATCCGACGCTGTTGTCGGAGGTGGAGAGCTACTTCAAGGCCAACGGCTTCCGGCTTGTGAAAGACTTCGCCCAATTGCCACTCGTTCACACCTTGCACGTCGCAGTGTTTGAACGAGCGGGCCGGCCGTCGGCTGGTTGA
- a CDS encoding class I SAM-dependent methyltransferase: MSREINQPVKQRRTTDEAARNYVQSRDPKRYKRTAEEEGIVRGWLKLLPKNALLFDCPCGVGRFVNTALEMGLRYAGGDVAVPMIQQAMKVSTAQQVIGFAASDAEHLPLGNNSVDCVMLWRLLHHIPDEAVRKRMFREAARVSRGMVLVSFHHPLSFTFLRRLVNRVFTSDWEISDITHWRLRREAAECGLEVVETKSFGKFVSINWFAYLRKIGR; the protein is encoded by the coding sequence ATGAGCCGGGAGATCAACCAACCGGTCAAGCAACGCCGCACGACCGACGAGGCCGCGCGAAATTACGTCCAGAGCCGCGACCCCAAACGCTACAAGCGCACGGCCGAGGAGGAAGGGATTGTTCGTGGTTGGTTGAAACTGCTGCCCAAAAACGCGCTGCTGTTTGATTGCCCGTGCGGCGTGGGTCGCTTCGTCAACACAGCCTTGGAAATGGGTCTGCGCTACGCCGGTGGCGACGTGGCGGTGCCGATGATTCAACAGGCGATGAAAGTTTCCACAGCGCAGCAGGTGATCGGGTTTGCCGCCAGCGACGCCGAGCACCTGCCGCTGGGCAACAACTCGGTTGATTGCGTGATGTTGTGGCGGCTGCTGCATCACATTCCCGATGAAGCGGTGCGCAAGCGGATGTTTCGCGAAGCGGCGCGCGTCAGTCGCGGCATGGTGCTGGTCTCCTTTCACCATCCGCTGAGCTTCACGTTTTTGCGTCGGCTGGTAAACCGGGTCTTCACCAGCGATTGGGAGATCAGCGACATCACGCATTGGCGATTGCGGCGGGAAGCGGCGGAATGCGGCTTGGAAGTGGTGGAAACGAAGAGCTTTGGAAAATTTGTATCGATCAACTGGTTTGCTTATCTGCGGAAGATTGGCAGGTGA